The Streptomyces sp. NBC_00306 sequence GTGCGCCCGTAGCCGTGCTCGGCGATCAGCATGTACCAGTCGGAGTCCCAGGCCCGGGCGATGATGGCTCGCGGGGAGCGCTCGATGTGCCAGGCCCAGCCGGCCATCACCAGCAGCCCGGTCAGCCTCGCCGCGGCGAACAGGCCCAGTGCCGGTGCCGCTCGCAGCAGTGCGGCACGCCAGCGGGGTACGGGCCGTGCGCCCGCCGCCGCTGCTCGGTCGAAGGTCTCGGCGGACAGGGTGCACCTCCGGGCGCGCACATGGGTCGGACAATCCGACCATGAGCGGCCGCGGCCGCACACGCACGCGCTGACCGGCCGACGGGGCCGGTTCCTACCCGGTCGGTCGAAGGGGCGCGTGTCGGCCGTGACATGCGCCGTCCTAGCCGCTAGCGAGCTCCTTGAGGCGCGTCACGGCCTCCTGGAGCACGTTCTCCCGCTTGCAGAAGGCGAACCGGACGAAGGGCGCGCCCTGGTCGCGGTGGTCGTAGAAGACCGCGTTGGGGATCGCGACCACACCGCACCGCTCCGGCAGCGCCCGGCAGAACGCGAAGCCGTCGTCCTCGCCCAGCGGCCGGATGTCGGTGGTGACGAAGTACGTCCCGGAGGGCCGGTAGACCGCGAAGCCGGCGTCCGCGAGCCCGGCGCTCAGAAGGTCCCGCTTCGCCCTCAGGTCGTCGCGGAGCCCGTCGAAGTAGGTCTGTGGCAGCCGCAGGGCCTCGGCCACCGCGTACTGGAACGGCCCTGCCGACACATAGGTCAGGAACTGTTTGGCCGAGCGCACGGCGGCCACGAGCTCCGGCGCGGCCGTCACCCAGCCGACCTTCCAGCCGGTGAACGAGAAGGTCTTGCCCGCCGACCCGATGGTGACCGTGCGCTCCCGCATCCCCGGGAAGGTCGCGATCGGCGTGTGCTCGCCGTCGAACACCAGGTGCTCGTACACCTCGTCGGTGACGACCAGCAGATCCCGCTCGACGGCCAGCCGGGCGATCTCGGCCAGCTCCTCGCGGCTGAGCACGGTGCCGGTCGGATTGTGCGGCGTGTTCAGCAGGATCAGCCGGGTCCGGTCGGTGACGGCGTCGCGCAGCTCGTCGAGATCCAGGTGGTACGCGCCGTCGCGCGGCCGCAGCGTCACCGGCACGCGGCGGCCGCCCGCCATCGCGATGCAGGCCGCGTACGAGTCGTAGTACGGCTCCAGCGCGACGACCTCGTCGCCGGGTTCGACGAGCGCGAGGAGGGAGGCCGCGATGGCCTCGGTCGCCCCCGCGGTGACCAGTACCTCCGTGTCGGGGTCGTGGACCAGGCCGTACCGGGTGCGCTGGTGATCGGCGATCGCGGTGCGCAGCTCGGGCACGCCGGGGCCCGGCGGGTACTGGTTGCCGCGCCCGTCGCGCAGCGCCCGGACCGCGGCCTCCCGGATCTCGTCGGGTCCGTCGGTGTCGGGGAATCCCTGGCCGAGGTTGATCGATCCGGTCCGCAGGGCCAGCGCCGACATCTCCGCGAAGATCGTCGTGCCGAACTCCGCGAGACGGCGGTTGAGCAGGGGCCGGGGCTCGGGCGCGCGTGCGTTCATGGTCGCCATCCTGTGCGCAAGCTCTGGAGTTCCTCAAGTCTGCTTTGGGCCCGAGACGCCGAGGGCATCTCCCTCCCACGCAAGAAGCGGTCACGCGAAGACGCGGGGGTCTCGCTTCGGGGGAACGAGAGGACGGTGAGAGCGATGCCGGCTTTCTTCGGCATTCTGGTGGGCATTTTCGTGCTGGTCGTGATCATCTCGGTGGTCAGGGGCGGCAGCAGCAGCACGCGGCGCAGGCGTACGGCCCGGAGCAGTGGCGGGGCGAGCGGCGGCAGCTGGTGGGCCGGCGGTGACGGCGGCGGTGGCAGCTCGTGCGGCGGTGGCTCATCCTCGTCCTGCGGCGGCGGGTCGTCGTGCGGTGGAGGCGGAGGCGGCGGTTGCGGAGGCGGAGGCAGCTGACACGGGGCAGCTGGTCCGCGCACGTCGACAGGGCACCCGGTGGGCAACCACCGCCGGGTGCCCTGTTGTCTCGGTGCCGCCACGCTGCGGTGCGGCGTGGTCGGCATGGCCGGCGTCGGCAGCACGAGTGGCGCCCCGCCCCGGTAACCCGCGGAGGCCACTGGCGTCACGTTGACGCGTCCGGAGCTTTTTGTTGAACAGTTGAACCGTTAGGCCCCCGAGGGGATGGAAACCCCTCCGACTTGGGTAAAAATGTGGTGAGCGCCGCTTACCTCATGATTCCCTCGCTGTTGGAACCTGTTGGAACCATCAAGCCCTTGGACCGGCTCGGACCCGAGCGGAGCGGTCCCCGGAACCTCTTGAACTCCCTGTCAGGGGCGCCCCAGGTCCACGTGTCCACCCCCGCCGAAGCATGTTTGCGGAGCCGACCCATGCTTACGACCCTTCAGACTGCCTACACCGATACCCGTGCCGCCGACCTCGCCTGGGCCCTGGGCCTGGAGCCACTCCCCGCCCTGGCCGTTCTCGACCTCGAACTGGGCCGGGCAAAACTGCAGTTGAGGCTGCTGGGCGCCTCCCACCAGGTGCTGCTCCAGGAAGACGGCGGCAGCTGTTCCGAGACCGTCGCCTGTATGCCCGGAAGCAGTACGCCGCTGCCGCTGGGTGTCGCCAAGAGACTCGGCGACTGGGAGTACGAGTTCGCCGCCCGCGTCGAGACGCTGTCGCGGGGCTCGTTCGCGGGCCGGGCGCAGGAACTGCTGGCCCTTGTCGCCGACCATCCCCATTCGCTGGCCGGGACGTTTCCCGGCTCACCACACGCCTTCACCGCGATGATGGCGCAGCGGTACGAGGGCCAGGTGCGGTGGCGCACCTGGCACGCCTATCCCCAGGAGGGCCACCTCGTCGTCACCCGCACACGCGTGGGCGCGCTCTCGCCCGCCCGGCGCACGTCCCCGTCCCTCCTCGAGCCCGCATCCCTCTAGTCGCATCTAGTTGCACCCGTGTGGGTGACAGGGTGCACGCGAGAGGTGACGTAGCGTTACGGCATGATCGACCGGCAGGAGCAGTTGTCGCCGCCCCAGAGTGCGGTGTGCCTGCCCGTGCGTCCCGATGCCGGCCGGTTCCTCGTCCTGGCGGCGGTCTTCGTCTGCGCCGCCTGTGGACTGGTGTACGAGCTCGAACTGGTCGCGCTCGCCTCCTATTTGATCGGGGACTCGGTCACCCAGGCCTCCGTGGTCCTGTCCGTGATGGTCTTCGCCATGGGCATCGGCTCGCTGCTGGCCAAGCGGCTGCGCTGCCGCGCCGCGGTCGGGTTCGGACTGCTGGAGCTGACGCTCGCGCTCGTCGGCGGCTGTTCGGCGATGGTGATGTACGCGGCGTTCGCGTGGATCGGTGAGTCCCGGGTCGTGCTGGTGACCTTCTCGCTCGCCATCGGGGTGCTGATCGGCGCGGAGATCCCGCTGCTGATGTCCCTCATCCAGCGCATCTCCCGGCGGGACGCCGACGGCACGGTCGCGGACCTGTTCGCCGCCGACTATGTGGGCGCCCTCGTCGGCGGGCTCGCCTTCCCCTTCCTGCTGCTGCCCTGGCTCGGCCAGCTCACCGGCGGACTGCTCACCGGCGCGGTCAACGCGATCGCCGGCGGATCGCTCGTCCTCTGGCTCTTCCGCCGGGATCTGACCCCCCGTTCGCGCGGCTGGCTCCTCGTCGCGAACGTCCTGGTGCTCGCCGTCCTCGCCACCGCGACCGCGCTGGTCGACGACTTCGAGCGCGCCGCGCGCCGCGCGGTCTACGGCGACCGGGTGCGCGTCGCCGTGCACACCGACATCCAGGAAGTGGTGCTGACCGGCCGCCCGTCGGGGCCGCCCGACCTCTTCCTCGACGGACGGCTGCGGGTCAGCGGCCGCGACGAGTACCGCTTCCACGAGGCGCTGGTGCACCCCGCGATGCGCGGCCCGCACGCCCGGGTGCTGATCCTCGGCGGCGGCGACGGGCTCGCCGCGCGTGAGGTGCTGCGGTACCGCTCCGTCACCTCGGTGACGATCGTCGAGCTGGACCCGGGTGTCGTCCGGCTCGCCCGCACCGATCCGGCCCTGGCCGAGCTGAACGACCGCGCCTACCGTGATCCGCGGACCCGGGTGATCACCGAGGACGCCTTCGGCTGGCTGCGCTCGGCGCGCGGGGGATACGACGTGGTCATCGCCGATCTGCCCGACCCCGGCATCACCCCCAGCACCAAGCTCTACTCCCAGGAGTTCTACGGACTGGTCGCGGGGGTGCTCGCGGACCGCGGCCGGCTCGCTGTGCACGCGGGGCCCGTGACCTCGCGCCCGCGCACCTACTGGACGGTCGACGCGACCCTGCGCGCGGCGGGATTCGGCACCAGCCCCTATCGCGCCACCGCGCGGGCCTCCGGGTTCGCCGCCGGACCCGACCGGGCCACCGGCCGGGCCTTCGAGCCGTACGACTGGGGGCTTCTGCTGGCCGCGCCGGGACGCACCCCGGAGCTCGGTCTCGATCCCCGCGCGCCGCGCCTGCGTTCGCTCAGCCGGGCCGTGCTGGCCGCCGAGGCCTGGGGTGCCGAGCGCACGAGAGGCCGGGACCTGCCGCCTTCGACGCTGGTCCATCCGCGATACACGGAGTGAATCGCAGACGTGAGCGGTCGCTCTGGGTACGCTCGACTTCCATGGACCATGAGGTGTTCGTTCCGGTTCCGGCAGAGACCGTCCGACAGACGCTGAGGGACCCTGCCCGGGTCGCTCGCTGTGTCACGGGCCTCCAACAGGACGCCGACGAGTCCGCGGGCCCGCTCTCCGGCCGGCTCAAGGTCCGCATCGCCAATCACTCGATCACCTATCGCGGTGCCCTGCGCATCGTCGAGCGGGACGATGCGTTCACGGTCGAGGGCGACGGTGTGGAGTCCCGCGGTACGGGCTCGGTACAGGTGACGCTCACGATCCGCCCCACCGAGGCGGAGGGCGGCACGACGATCGGCTTCACGGGCACGTCCACGGCGAAGGGCAGACTCTCCGAGCTGTCCGGGCAGTCCGCGGAACAGGCGGCCCACCGCATGCTCGACCGGTTCGCGGAGCGTCTGGCGACCGTCGCGATCGAGCCGCCCGCCGGGGCGACCGGCGGCGGCGAGAGCCCCGGACCCGTGAGCTCTGACGATGCCGAGCGCCTCGGACTCGTGGACGACGAGGACGCGACGCCGGACACCCGCGCCGGTACGCAGGGCGCGACCGCCGAGACGGGCGACATCGCTCCCGACCCGCTCGACGAGGAGGAGCCCGGGGACGAGGAGACCCCCTCGACGGAGGAGACGGTCTTCGACGCCCCGGTGCCGCCGCCCTCGCTCGGACCGCTCGCCGACGACGAGTTCGACACGGATCTTCCCGGCGCGGCCGACGAGCTGGAGGAGAACGATCTGGACGATCTCCCCGGCCCCCCCGACGAGCCGATGGCGGAGGCCGCGCACGCCCGCCGGACGATGATCGGACGCAGCGCCGAAGAGGTCGACCACGCGCCGCCGCGCGGCCGGTACGCGCCCATGCCCGCCCCGGACGCCACCGGTGTGGGTGTGC is a genomic window containing:
- a CDS encoding pyridoxal phosphate-dependent aminotransferase — its product is MNARAPEPRPLLNRRLAEFGTTIFAEMSALALRTGSINLGQGFPDTDGPDEIREAAVRALRDGRGNQYPPGPGVPELRTAIADHQRTRYGLVHDPDTEVLVTAGATEAIAASLLALVEPGDEVVALEPYYDSYAACIAMAGGRRVPVTLRPRDGAYHLDLDELRDAVTDRTRLILLNTPHNPTGTVLSREELAEIARLAVERDLLVVTDEVYEHLVFDGEHTPIATFPGMRERTVTIGSAGKTFSFTGWKVGWVTAAPELVAAVRSAKQFLTYVSAGPFQYAVAEALRLPQTYFDGLRDDLRAKRDLLSAGLADAGFAVYRPSGTYFVTTDIRPLGEDDGFAFCRALPERCGVVAIPNAVFYDHRDQGAPFVRFAFCKRENVLQEAVTRLKELASG
- a CDS encoding DUF2617 family protein; protein product: MLTTLQTAYTDTRAADLAWALGLEPLPALAVLDLELGRAKLQLRLLGASHQVLLQEDGGSCSETVACMPGSSTPLPLGVAKRLGDWEYEFAARVETLSRGSFAGRAQELLALVADHPHSLAGTFPGSPHAFTAMMAQRYEGQVRWRTWHAYPQEGHLVVTRTRVGALSPARRTSPSLLEPASL
- a CDS encoding polyamine aminopropyltransferase, which produces MIDRQEQLSPPQSAVCLPVRPDAGRFLVLAAVFVCAACGLVYELELVALASYLIGDSVTQASVVLSVMVFAMGIGSLLAKRLRCRAAVGFGLLELTLALVGGCSAMVMYAAFAWIGESRVVLVTFSLAIGVLIGAEIPLLMSLIQRISRRDADGTVADLFAADYVGALVGGLAFPFLLLPWLGQLTGGLLTGAVNAIAGGSLVLWLFRRDLTPRSRGWLLVANVLVLAVLATATALVDDFERAARRAVYGDRVRVAVHTDIQEVVLTGRPSGPPDLFLDGRLRVSGRDEYRFHEALVHPAMRGPHARVLILGGGDGLAAREVLRYRSVTSVTIVELDPGVVRLARTDPALAELNDRAYRDPRTRVITEDAFGWLRSARGGYDVVIADLPDPGITPSTKLYSQEFYGLVAGVLADRGRLAVHAGPVTSRPRTYWTVDATLRAAGFGTSPYRATARASGFAAGPDRATGRAFEPYDWGLLLAAPGRTPELGLDPRAPRLRSLSRAVLAAEAWGAERTRGRDLPPSTLVHPRYTE
- a CDS encoding SRPBCC domain-containing protein, producing MDHEVFVPVPAETVRQTLRDPARVARCVTGLQQDADESAGPLSGRLKVRIANHSITYRGALRIVERDDAFTVEGDGVESRGTGSVQVTLTIRPTEAEGGTTIGFTGTSTAKGRLSELSGQSAEQAAHRMLDRFAERLATVAIEPPAGATGGGESPGPVSSDDAERLGLVDDEDATPDTRAGTQGATAETGDIAPDPLDEEEPGDEETPSTEETVFDAPVPPPSLGPLADDEFDTDLPGAADELEENDLDDLPGPPDEPMAEAAHARRTMIGRSAEEVDHAPPRGRYAPMPAPDATGVGVPLRWLAPAAALAVASAVVVGRALRRRR